The following proteins come from a genomic window of Maribacter sp. HTCC2170:
- a CDS encoding NADH:flavin oxidoreductase/NADH oxidase family protein, whose translation MSVSKDKPHILQPLNLPCGASLKNRIAKAAMTERLASGNSKANKSHSNLYKKWGESGTGLIITGNVMVDGRYKESSGNIVIEDKSGLEELQNLTANGLRSGNHIWAQINHAGRQSTIFSTFKPIAPSAVQLKKLMLFAKPRAMTIEEVENVIDRFINTGVICKKAGFTGIQIHAAHGYLINQFLSPNTNLRTDEYGGSIENRSRVLLEIVRRLRIKLGPHFPISVKLNSADFQRGGFNEKDALFVIEKLYELKIDLLEISGGTYENTVFLTKRSERESTRKREAYFLDFAAKIRKHTNIPLMVTGGFRTFDFCEQVLKNKELDMIGFARPFLNDKDFPSSFIKGDTKKVEDANFDFKIKKLADFAEAGFYDYQIHQIAKDKPLKPNYNPYLGVLRFTKNELIKGWF comes from the coding sequence ATGTCAGTCTCAAAAGACAAACCACATATTCTCCAACCACTAAATCTACCGTGTGGCGCTTCATTAAAAAATAGAATAGCAAAAGCTGCTATGACAGAACGCTTGGCAAGCGGGAATTCCAAAGCAAATAAATCCCATTCCAATTTATACAAGAAATGGGGTGAATCTGGCACAGGTCTGATTATTACCGGGAATGTCATGGTAGACGGTAGATATAAAGAATCTTCAGGAAATATTGTAATAGAAGACAAAAGTGGTCTAGAAGAATTGCAAAATTTAACTGCGAATGGATTAAGAAGTGGTAATCATATTTGGGCACAGATAAATCACGCTGGTAGACAATCTACCATCTTCTCAACCTTTAAACCTATTGCTCCTTCAGCCGTACAATTAAAAAAACTAATGCTTTTTGCCAAACCTAGGGCAATGACTATTGAAGAAGTTGAAAACGTAATCGACAGATTCATAAATACAGGTGTGATTTGCAAAAAAGCAGGTTTTACAGGTATTCAGATTCATGCAGCCCATGGGTATTTGATAAATCAGTTTTTATCGCCTAATACAAACTTGAGAACCGATGAATATGGAGGTTCCATTGAAAACAGGTCACGTGTTTTATTGGAAATTGTAAGGCGGTTAAGGATTAAGTTGGGTCCACATTTTCCAATTTCTGTAAAGTTGAATTCAGCCGATTTTCAACGGGGTGGATTCAATGAAAAAGATGCCCTTTTCGTCATAGAAAAACTCTATGAATTGAAAATAGATTTGCTTGAAATATCAGGTGGAACTTATGAAAATACAGTTTTTCTGACCAAAAGAAGTGAGCGGGAATCAACGCGAAAAAGAGAGGCATACTTCTTAGACTTTGCAGCAAAAATCAGAAAGCATACCAATATTCCACTTATGGTCACTGGTGGATTTCGAACCTTTGATTTCTGCGAACAGGTACTCAAGAACAAGGAATTGGATATGATCGGATTCGCAAGGCCTTTTTTAAACGATAAAGACTTTCCATCAAGTTTTATTAAAGGGGATACCAAAAAAGTAGAGGATGCCAATTTTGATTTTAAAATAAAAAAACTAGCCGATTTTGCTGAAGCTGGTTTTTATGATTACCAAATTCACCAAATCGCAAAAGACAAACCACTAAAACCAAATTACAATCCCTATTTAGGCGTGTTGAGATTCACCAAAAATGAACTAATAAAAGGCTGGTTTTAA
- a CDS encoding amidohydrolase, with translation MKRNTTLILTIAMLMAVTPFIYGQRKKSNRQIEKLKSEVAAIVEANKKQSQVMVDKVFSFAELGFQEIESSKYLTGILEKNGFEIEHSISGIPTAWFAKWSNGEGPVIALGSDVDCIPKASQYPGVAYHKPIIEGAPGHGEGHNSGIPLNISAVLAVKQIMELEQIGGTLIMWPGIAEELVAAKAWYVRDGLFDDIDMCIFTHVSSNLSVSYGPSRGTGLISVEYSFEGEAAHSAGSPWRGRSALDAAELMNIGWNYKREHLHPLKRSHSIFTDAGDQPNVVPSKASIWFYFRDIEYDGIMEMYGEANDIAKGAALMTGTKMTSKVLGAAWPRHFNKVIAETMYENIKDVGLPNWSEADNELAVAVQKEVESKKSEGLATKLSPLGLPVKVPVSGGSDDIGDVSWKTPTVTMRFPSNIPGLQGHHWSNAITMATPIAHKGVVAGAKVEAMTILDFLLKPELVKEAWNYFNNEQTKETQFFPMISESDTPPIYLNEDKQGEFREALEKFYYDETKYDSYLEQLGIEYPTLKKD, from the coding sequence ATGAAAAGAAATACCACCTTGATTTTGACCATTGCAATGTTGATGGCTGTTACCCCGTTCATTTACGGACAAAGAAAAAAATCCAATAGACAAATTGAAAAGTTAAAGAGTGAAGTTGCTGCAATTGTTGAGGCTAACAAAAAACAGTCGCAAGTAATGGTAGATAAGGTGTTCAGTTTTGCTGAACTGGGCTTTCAGGAGATCGAATCATCAAAATACCTTACAGGAATATTAGAGAAAAATGGTTTTGAAATAGAACATTCTATTTCCGGGATTCCAACAGCATGGTTTGCTAAATGGAGTAATGGGGAAGGACCTGTAATTGCATTGGGAAGCGATGTTGATTGTATTCCAAAAGCTTCGCAATACCCTGGAGTTGCTTATCATAAACCTATAATTGAAGGTGCTCCGGGTCATGGGGAAGGTCATAATTCTGGAATCCCCTTGAACATTAGTGCAGTACTTGCCGTAAAACAAATCATGGAACTGGAGCAAATTGGGGGGACATTGATTATGTGGCCCGGAATTGCGGAAGAACTTGTTGCAGCTAAAGCCTGGTATGTACGGGATGGACTTTTTGACGATATTGATATGTGCATTTTTACTCATGTGAGCAGTAATTTATCTGTGTCTTATGGACCTTCACGGGGAACCGGACTCATATCAGTTGAATACTCATTTGAAGGTGAGGCAGCGCACTCCGCCGGTTCACCTTGGAGAGGAAGAAGTGCCTTGGATGCAGCAGAACTTATGAATATTGGTTGGAATTACAAACGAGAGCATTTGCACCCTTTAAAAAGGTCTCATTCAATCTTTACTGATGCTGGTGATCAACCAAATGTTGTGCCCTCAAAGGCATCAATCTGGTTTTATTTTAGGGACATTGAGTACGATGGTATAATGGAGATGTACGGTGAAGCAAATGATATTGCAAAGGGAGCAGCACTTATGACCGGAACCAAAATGACCTCAAAAGTTTTAGGGGCAGCATGGCCACGACATTTTAACAAGGTGATAGCCGAAACCATGTATGAAAATATAAAGGATGTGGGCTTGCCAAATTGGTCTGAAGCTGATAATGAACTCGCGGTAGCTGTTCAGAAAGAGGTGGAGTCTAAAAAGAGCGAGGGACTTGCCACAAAACTATCGCCGCTAGGACTACCGGTTAAAGTTCCTGTGAGTGGTGGTTCTGATGATATTGGTGATGTTTCTTGGAAAACACCAACAGTTACTATGCGTTTTCCTTCGAATATTCCTGGTTTGCAGGGTCATCATTGGAGTAATGCGATCACCATGGCCACCCCTATAGCTCATAAAGGTGTCGTTGCGGGTGCTAAAGTAGAAGCTATGACCATTCTTGATTTTCTCTTAAAACCAGAATTGGTAAAAGAAGCGTGGAATTATTTCAATAATGAACAGACCAAGGAAACTCAATTTTTTCCAATGATATCTGAAAGCGATACGCCTCCAATATATCTAAACGAAGATAAACAGGGTGAGTTTAGAGAAGCATTAGAGAAATTCTATTATGATGAAACTAAATACGATAGCTATTTAGAGCAATTGGGTATAGAATATCCTACATTGAAAAAGGACTAG
- the purL gene encoding phosphoribosylformylglycinamidine synthase gives MIHFFGDVTTKVFAVQTQQELSQKDTNKLTWLFGNQPKINRASLDAFFVGPRAAMITPWSTNATEITQNMGVEGILRIEEFESVDKTYSDFDPMLSQKFNSLTQETFKVDVVPEAILEIDDISAYNNQEGLALSDDEVEYLNQLSEKIGRKLTDSEVFGFSQVNSEHCRHKIFNGTFIIDGEEMSSSLFKLIKETSKENPNDIVSAYKDNVAFVKGPKVVQFAPKSADKPDFYEEKEFESVISLKAETHNFPTTVEPFNGAATGSGGEIRDRLAGGKGSLPLAGTAVYMTSYSRLEENRPWEKAMPEREWLYQTPMDILIKASNGASDFGNKFGQPLIVGSVLTFEHTEDARRLGFDKVIMQAGGIGYGKAEQALKDVPNTGDKIVILGGDNYRIGMGGAAVSSADTGEFSSAIELNAVQRSNPEMQKRAANAVRGMVESEINPIVSIHDHGAGGHLNCLSELVEDTGGKIDLDKLPIGDPTLSAKEIIGNESQERMGLVIGQKDVDLLHRIADRERSPMYEVGDVTGDHRFTFESETKGDKPMDLDLEDMFGSSPKTIMNDITVDRNYENAAYSLENFHDYLDQVLQLEAVACKDWLTNKVDRCVGGKVAKQQCAGPLQLPLNNCGVMALDYKGKEGIATSIGHSPISGLIDPVAGSRNSITESLTNIIWAPLKDGLKSVSLSANWMWPCKNEGEDARLYKAVKAISDFSIDLGINVPTGKDSLSMKQKYKDGDIISPGTVIISASGNCDDITKVVEPVLQKDGGNIYYINLSKDSYHLGGSSFSQVLNKIGNKAPTVVDAGYLKTVFNTMQKAIRNGQILAGHDVAAGGLITTLLELCFSDVDLGADLDLSALGESDSIKLLFAENAGIVFQAKDASAIESFRFEQIEVIKIGSVTSESKLTIKNGGMELGLNVNSLRDTWYKTSYLLDQKQTANNLADDRFKNYKNQPLQYNFPNSFTGELPSQVQKRPKAAILREKGSNSEREMANAMYLAGFDVKDVHMTDLISGRESFEDIQFIGAVGGFSNSDVLGSAKGWAGAFKYNEKANKALKNFFARPDTLSVGICNGCQLFMELDLINPDHENHGRLLHNDSHKHESGFTSVDIQKNNSVMLSNLEGATLGVWISHGEGKFSLPYTEDKYDIVAKYGYEGYPANPNGSDFNTAMLCDKTGRHLVMMPHIERSIFPWNWANYPISSEDKVSPWIQAFVNAREWVENK, from the coding sequence ATGATTCACTTTTTCGGGGATGTCACGACTAAAGTATTTGCTGTACAGACGCAGCAAGAACTTTCTCAGAAAGATACTAATAAACTTACATGGCTATTCGGCAATCAACCTAAAATAAATAGGGCGTCTCTTGACGCCTTTTTTGTTGGGCCAAGAGCAGCAATGATAACACCATGGAGTACCAATGCCACAGAAATTACCCAAAATATGGGAGTTGAAGGCATACTCCGTATTGAAGAGTTTGAATCCGTTGATAAAACCTACAGTGATTTTGACCCAATGCTTTCCCAAAAATTCAATAGCTTAACACAGGAAACTTTTAAGGTTGATGTTGTACCAGAAGCTATTCTTGAAATTGATGATATTTCAGCCTACAATAATCAAGAGGGACTTGCACTTAGTGATGATGAAGTTGAGTATTTAAATCAACTTTCAGAAAAAATAGGTCGAAAATTAACCGATTCTGAAGTTTTTGGTTTTAGTCAAGTGAATTCTGAACATTGTCGTCATAAAATTTTCAATGGGACCTTTATAATTGATGGGGAAGAAATGTCATCTTCCTTGTTTAAATTGATAAAGGAAACCTCAAAAGAAAATCCTAACGACATTGTTTCGGCTTATAAAGACAATGTGGCCTTTGTAAAAGGCCCAAAAGTCGTACAGTTTGCACCTAAAAGCGCTGATAAGCCAGATTTTTACGAAGAAAAAGAATTTGAGTCAGTAATTTCTTTAAAAGCTGAAACACATAATTTCCCGACTACGGTCGAACCTTTCAATGGGGCAGCTACAGGTTCTGGCGGTGAAATACGAGACCGATTGGCAGGCGGCAAAGGTTCTTTGCCTTTAGCTGGGACAGCGGTATATATGACTTCTTATTCTAGATTGGAAGAAAACAGACCCTGGGAAAAAGCAATGCCAGAACGTGAATGGCTGTACCAAACCCCAATGGATATCCTAATAAAAGCTTCTAATGGAGCTTCTGACTTTGGGAACAAATTTGGACAACCTTTAATTGTTGGCTCTGTTCTTACTTTTGAACATACTGAAGATGCGCGCCGTCTAGGTTTCGACAAAGTAATAATGCAAGCAGGCGGAATTGGTTATGGCAAAGCTGAACAAGCTTTAAAAGACGTTCCTAATACAGGGGATAAAATAGTGATTCTTGGCGGTGACAATTACCGTATTGGGATGGGTGGCGCTGCTGTTTCTAGTGCCGATACAGGAGAATTTAGCTCAGCTATAGAACTAAATGCTGTACAACGTTCCAATCCTGAAATGCAAAAAAGAGCAGCCAATGCTGTTCGAGGAATGGTAGAAAGCGAGATAAACCCTATTGTATCTATTCATGATCATGGGGCAGGCGGCCACCTCAACTGTTTATCTGAATTAGTGGAAGATACTGGTGGTAAAATTGACTTGGACAAATTGCCCATCGGTGACCCTACCCTTTCTGCTAAAGAAATAATAGGAAATGAATCCCAAGAACGAATGGGGTTGGTCATAGGTCAAAAAGATGTTGATTTACTGCATAGAATAGCAGATCGCGAGCGTTCGCCAATGTATGAAGTTGGTGATGTTACTGGAGATCATAGATTTACTTTTGAATCTGAAACCAAAGGGGACAAACCCATGGATTTGGATTTAGAGGATATGTTCGGAAGTTCTCCAAAAACCATAATGAATGATATTACCGTTGACAGAAACTATGAAAACGCTGCTTATAGCTTAGAGAACTTTCATGACTACTTAGATCAAGTACTTCAACTAGAGGCAGTTGCTTGCAAAGATTGGTTGACCAACAAGGTTGACCGTTGTGTTGGTGGTAAGGTTGCCAAACAACAGTGTGCTGGCCCATTACAACTTCCACTTAACAATTGCGGAGTAATGGCTCTAGATTATAAGGGGAAAGAGGGAATTGCAACTTCTATTGGCCACTCGCCTATCTCAGGTCTTATAGACCCAGTTGCTGGAAGTAGAAATAGTATTACCGAATCTTTGACAAACATCATTTGGGCTCCATTGAAAGATGGATTAAAATCTGTATCCCTTTCCGCTAACTGGATGTGGCCTTGTAAAAATGAAGGCGAAGATGCTCGTTTGTATAAAGCTGTTAAAGCTATATCTGACTTCTCCATTGATTTGGGTATCAATGTCCCAACTGGGAAAGACTCCCTTTCAATGAAACAAAAATACAAAGATGGTGACATAATATCCCCTGGCACTGTAATCATCTCAGCATCAGGTAATTGTGATGACATCACTAAAGTTGTCGAACCAGTGTTACAAAAAGATGGAGGTAATATTTATTACATCAACCTATCAAAAGATAGTTACCATTTAGGTGGCTCTTCATTCTCACAGGTTTTAAACAAAATTGGAAACAAAGCTCCAACCGTCGTTGATGCTGGCTACCTTAAAACAGTATTCAATACAATGCAAAAAGCGATTAGAAATGGGCAAATATTAGCTGGGCATGACGTTGCCGCAGGGGGACTGATAACAACATTGTTGGAACTATGTTTCTCAGATGTCGATTTAGGTGCGGATTTGGACCTATCGGCACTTGGTGAATCTGACAGTATTAAACTCCTTTTTGCAGAGAATGCAGGAATTGTGTTCCAAGCAAAAGATGCTTCAGCCATCGAGTCTTTTAGATTCGAACAAATCGAAGTCATTAAAATTGGTTCTGTAACCTCTGAGTCAAAATTGACCATTAAAAATGGTGGCATGGAACTAGGTCTTAATGTAAATTCTTTAAGAGATACTTGGTATAAGACCTCTTATTTATTGGACCAAAAGCAAACAGCCAACAATCTTGCTGACGATAGATTCAAGAATTATAAAAATCAACCTTTACAATACAACTTCCCGAATTCCTTTACAGGAGAATTACCCTCTCAAGTGCAAAAAAGACCAAAGGCGGCAATTCTTAGGGAAAAAGGCAGTAATTCTGAACGTGAAATGGCAAATGCCATGTATTTGGCCGGCTTTGATGTAAAAGATGTTCACATGACCGATTTGATTTCGGGTCGTGAAAGCTTTGAAGATATTCAGTTTATAGGTGCTGTTGGCGGATTCTCAAACTCAGACGTGTTGGGAAGTGCCAAAGGATGGGCCGGAGCGTTTAAATACAATGAAAAAGCGAACAAAGCTCTTAAAAACTTCTTTGCAAGACCTGACACACTTTCAGTTGGTATTTGTAATGGGTGTCAATTATTTATGGAATTGGATTTAATAAATCCGGATCACGAAAACCACGGGCGTCTTTTACACAATGATTCCCACAAACATGAAAGTGGTTTTACTTCTGTAGATATTCAAAAGAACAATTCGGTAATGTTATCTAATTTGGAGGGTGCAACCTTGGGTGTCTGGATTTCACATGGAGAGGGTAAATTCAGTCTACCTTATACTGAGGACAAATATGACATTGTTGCTAAATACGGGTATGAAGGATACCCTGCAAACCCAAACGGAAGTGACTTCAATACCGCTATGCTATGCGATAAAACCGGTCGTCATTTGGTTATGATGCCACATATAGAACGTTCTATATTCCCATGGAACTGGGCAAACTACCCAATAAGTTCTGAAGACAAAGTATCACCATGGATTCAGGCATTTGTTAATGCTAGGGAATGGGTGGAGAACAAATAA
- a CDS encoding beta-N-acetylhexosaminidase has translation MRSILIILVTFIFASSCTEKNKTFLASEISIIPKPAELSLVEESFAFENGLKISVTGNEQNAAADFLINSLQQNANVSLVKSNSDSTSSIVFSNDTSLKVEAYKLNITPNQIKVSANSPSGYFYGVQSILQLLTKDETSTEKWLVPSVVINDVPKFKWRGYMLDESRYFQGEEFVKLVLDQMAYLKMNVFHWHLTDDGGWRMEIKKYPKLTEIGSHRVDSEIETWKSGKTSGEPHGGFYTQEQIKDIVAYAAKRHITIVPEFEMPGHASSAIAAYTWLGTAGKDIDVPIKFGRHYDNYDITKPEVIQFVKDVLIEMFEMFPSEVIHIGGDEVGYKVWEDAKHVQNYMKQNGLQTPADLQVNFTNEISKFIEQNGRRMMGWNEIMGKNIHQGFEEKKDDKDAETALAKNVVVHFWKGNLDLATEAAKKGYGIVNSLHSETYLDYAYDNITLEKAYSFNPIPDGLEEKYHKNVYGLGCQMWTEWTPTTKDVVYQTFPRIAAYAEVGWTDDENKDFEVFKIRLKKLQQHWDKLNIAYAEFLDDPVN, from the coding sequence ATGAGATCAATACTTATTATTCTGGTAACTTTTATTTTTGCCAGTAGTTGTACCGAAAAGAACAAGACATTTTTGGCATCTGAAATTTCGATAATTCCAAAACCAGCAGAATTAAGCCTAGTAGAAGAATCATTCGCATTTGAAAATGGCCTTAAAATATCTGTAACAGGTAATGAACAAAATGCAGCTGCCGATTTTCTGATTAACAGTTTACAACAAAATGCCAATGTGAGTCTTGTAAAATCAAATTCTGATTCCACATCCTCAATTGTATTTTCAAATGATACAAGCTTGAAAGTTGAGGCTTATAAATTGAATATAACTCCAAATCAAATAAAGGTTAGTGCAAATAGTCCTTCTGGCTATTTTTATGGAGTTCAGTCCATTCTTCAATTGTTGACCAAGGACGAAACCTCTACAGAGAAATGGCTAGTTCCCTCCGTAGTGATTAATGATGTTCCAAAGTTTAAATGGCGGGGATATATGCTCGATGAGTCTAGATATTTCCAAGGGGAGGAATTTGTAAAGCTTGTCCTTGATCAGATGGCATACTTAAAGATGAATGTTTTTCATTGGCATTTGACCGATGACGGTGGTTGGCGTATGGAAATAAAAAAATATCCAAAATTAACAGAAATTGGTTCGCATAGGGTTGACAGTGAAATTGAAACGTGGAAAAGTGGAAAGACCTCTGGTGAACCGCACGGTGGCTTTTATACCCAAGAACAAATCAAAGATATTGTTGCATATGCTGCTAAAAGGCATATTACAATAGTACCGGAATTTGAAATGCCCGGTCATGCCAGTTCAGCCATCGCTGCGTATACTTGGTTAGGTACTGCAGGAAAGGATATTGATGTTCCAATAAAATTTGGAAGACATTACGATAACTACGATATAACCAAACCTGAGGTTATTCAATTCGTAAAGGACGTATTGATTGAAATGTTCGAAATGTTTCCGTCTGAAGTAATACACATTGGAGGAGATGAAGTTGGATATAAAGTTTGGGAAGACGCCAAACATGTACAGAATTACATGAAACAGAATGGATTGCAGACTCCAGCTGACCTTCAGGTAAATTTCACCAATGAAATTTCTAAATTCATTGAACAGAATGGCAGAAGAATGATGGGATGGAATGAAATCATGGGCAAAAATATTCACCAAGGATTTGAAGAAAAAAAAGACGACAAAGACGCAGAAACCGCATTGGCTAAAAACGTTGTAGTGCATTTTTGGAAAGGAAATTTAGATTTAGCTACCGAAGCCGCTAAAAAAGGTTATGGTATCGTCAATTCTCTTCATAGCGAGACATATTTAGATTATGCCTATGATAACATAACTCTTGAAAAAGCGTACAGTTTTAATCCGATTCCAGATGGTTTGGAAGAAAAATATCATAAGAATGTATACGGTCTTGGTTGCCAAATGTGGACTGAATGGACCCCAACTACAAAAGATGTTGTCTACCAGACATTTCCAAGAATTGCGGCCTATGCAGAAGTTGGATGGACCGATGATGAAAATAAGGATTTTGAGGTTTTCAAAATTCGCCTAAAAAAATTACAACAACATTGGGACAAACTGAATATAGCATATGCAGAATTCTTAGATGACCCAGTAAATTAA
- a CDS encoding RsmB/NOP family class I SAM-dependent RNA methyltransferase — MKLHRNLVFAVIDALGLIFNEGEYADKVVEKVLKRDKRWGSRDRGFIAETTYDIVRWKRLYAEIAEVKAPYSRANLFRLFTVWAVLRGIDLPDWKQLEPVPARRIKGRFDELSKIRKFKESIPDWIDELGVKALGEKLWTSEIAALNKQADVILRVNSLKTTKEKLRKSLLDDGIVAEPIKGYSSALKLAERTNVFTKQSFKDGWFEVQDASSQLVSEFLDVQPGQRVVDTCAGAGGKTLHLAALMQNKGQLIALDIYDNKLKELKRRARRNGAHNIEPRHISSTKIIKKLYNKADRVLIDAPCTGLGVLRRNPGAKWKMQPDFLEKITKTQQEILRSYSKMVKSGGKMVYATCSILPQENNEQVKSFLASEEGKDFTLAKENKIFASKSGYDGFYMALLERA; from the coding sequence ATGAAACTACATAGAAACCTTGTATTTGCGGTAATTGATGCTTTAGGACTCATTTTTAATGAAGGGGAATATGCCGACAAGGTTGTAGAAAAAGTACTAAAGAGAGACAAGCGCTGGGGATCCCGTGATCGAGGGTTCATCGCTGAGACGACTTATGATATTGTTCGTTGGAAAAGGTTGTATGCGGAAATTGCCGAAGTAAAAGCCCCTTACAGCCGCGCAAATTTATTTAGATTATTTACCGTATGGGCCGTTTTAAGGGGAATAGATTTACCCGACTGGAAACAATTGGAGCCTGTGCCAGCAAGAAGAATCAAAGGTAGATTTGATGAACTTTCCAAAATTAGAAAATTTAAGGAATCAATTCCCGATTGGATTGATGAACTGGGTGTAAAAGCTTTGGGTGAAAAACTTTGGACAAGTGAAATTGCCGCCTTGAATAAACAGGCAGATGTTATTCTCAGGGTAAACAGCCTAAAGACCACCAAGGAAAAACTAAGAAAATCATTGCTTGATGATGGTATAGTTGCCGAGCCGATAAAAGGGTACTCATCCGCACTGAAACTTGCAGAGCGGACTAATGTTTTCACCAAACAATCTTTTAAAGATGGTTGGTTTGAAGTTCAAGATGCTTCATCGCAATTGGTATCTGAATTTTTGGATGTACAACCAGGACAACGTGTTGTAGATACATGTGCGGGAGCAGGCGGAAAGACATTACATTTAGCTGCCCTTATGCAAAACAAAGGACAATTGATTGCCTTGGACATCTACGACAACAAATTGAAGGAATTAAAGCGTAGAGCTCGAAGAAATGGTGCCCATAATATAGAGCCTCGTCATATCAGCTCAACTAAAATCATTAAAAAGTTATATAATAAGGCCGATAGAGTATTGATAGATGCTCCTTGCACTGGCTTGGGAGTACTTCGTAGGAACCCAGGTGCCAAATGGAAAATGCAACCAGATTTCTTGGAAAAAATCACAAAAACCCAACAAGAAATTCTTAGAAGCTATAGTAAAATGGTAAAATCTGGTGGTAAAATGGTGTATGCCACTTGCTCAATTTTACCACAAGAAAATAATGAACAAGTAAAATCATTCTTAGCTTCGGAAGAGGGCAAAGATTTCACTTTGGCAAAAGAGAATAAAATCTTTGCGTCCAAATCGGGTTATGACGGATTTTATATGGCATTACTTGAAAGAGCCTAG